The following are from one region of the Oncorhynchus nerka isolate Pitt River linkage group LG8, Oner_Uvic_2.0, whole genome shotgun sequence genome:
- the LOC115125766 gene encoding claudin domain-containing protein 1-like isoform X2, which produces MVDNRYATALVISCVLSVLATVYLSVAVGTQHWYQYTSPPVRGEANISELRSLHDEFMDGEFDEKTYSDTLFRLNGTIGLWWRCVLVPSHTHWYKESDPKMVMKCVSFTLTQQFTPKYKEPGNHNSGEDMLRTYLWRCQFLLPLISLGLVVLAGLIGFCACLCHSLTPTLGIGMLHLLAGLCTLATVCCYLAGMDLLHRVSVLPDKVDGSLGWSLYLALISSPLHMMAAALLVWAARSHSQNYYRMTAYRVA; this is translated from the exons ATGGTTGACAACCGGTATGCCACGGCTTTGGTTATCAGCTGTGTGCTCAGCGTGCTGGCTACGGTGTACCTGTCTGTAGCGGTTGGGACGCAGCACTGGTACCAGTACACTAGTCCCCCAGTGCGCGGCGAGGCCAACATATCCGAACTGCGGTCGCTGCATGATGAATTCATGGACGGGGAATTCGATGAGAAGACCTACAGCGACACGCTCTTCCGTCTCAACGGGACCATAGGCCTCTGGTGGCGCTGCGTTCTGGTGCCATCTCATACCCACTGGTACAAGGAGTCGG ATCCAAAGATGGTGATGAAGTGTGTTAGCTTCACGTTAACACAGCAGTTTACCCCAAAGTACAAAGAGCCAGGGAACCACAACAGTGGAGAGGACATGCTGCGGACCT ACCTGTGGAGGTGCCAGTTCCTACTGCCATTAATCTCCTTAGGTCTGGTGGTGCTGGCAGGCTTGATAGGGTTCTGTGCCTGCCTCTGCCACAGTCTCACCCCCACCCTGGGCATAGGAATGCTCCACCTGCTGGCTG GGCTGTGTACTCTAGCCACAGTGTGCTGTTACCTGGCAGGGATGGATCTCCTCCACAGGGTCTCTGTGTTGCCAGACAAGGTGGACGGCTCCCTGGGCTGGTCGCTCTACCTGGCCCTCATCTCGTCCCCACTGCATATGATGGCTGCCGCTCTCCTGGTGTGGGCGGCACGCAGCCACAGTCAGAACTACTACCGCATGACTGCCTACAGGGTAGCATAG
- the LOC115125766 gene encoding claudin domain-containing protein 1-like isoform X1, translated as MVDNRYATALVISCVLSVLATVYLSVAVGTQHWYQYTSPPVRGEANISELRSLHDEFMDGEFDEKTYSDTLFRLNGTIGLWWRCVLVPSHTHWYKESGMYNLISSHKLSQHGFPQNNLFFKSMVLSGHDLCFFLFLNFSSVSDPKMVMKCVSFTLTQQFTPKYKEPGNHNSGEDMLRTYLWRCQFLLPLISLGLVVLAGLIGFCACLCHSLTPTLGIGMLHLLAGLCTLATVCCYLAGMDLLHRVSVLPDKVDGSLGWSLYLALISSPLHMMAAALLVWAARSHSQNYYRMTAYRVA; from the exons ATGGTTGACAACCGGTATGCCACGGCTTTGGTTATCAGCTGTGTGCTCAGCGTGCTGGCTACGGTGTACCTGTCTGTAGCGGTTGGGACGCAGCACTGGTACCAGTACACTAGTCCCCCAGTGCGCGGCGAGGCCAACATATCCGAACTGCGGTCGCTGCATGATGAATTCATGGACGGGGAATTCGATGAGAAGACCTACAGCGACACGCTCTTCCGTCTCAACGGGACCATAGGCCTCTGGTGGCGCTGCGTTCTGGTGCCATCTCATACCCACTGGTACAAGGAGTCGGGTATGTACAACCTAATCTCCTCCCATAAACTCAGTCAACACGGATTTCCTCAAAACAATTTGTTTTTCAAATCCATGGTTTTATCAGGGCATGATTTATGCTTTTTTTTATTTCTCAATTTCTCCTCTGTTTCAGATCCAAAGATGGTGATGAAGTGTGTTAGCTTCACGTTAACACAGCAGTTTACCCCAAAGTACAAAGAGCCAGGGAACCACAACAGTGGAGAGGACATGCTGCGGACCT ACCTGTGGAGGTGCCAGTTCCTACTGCCATTAATCTCCTTAGGTCTGGTGGTGCTGGCAGGCTTGATAGGGTTCTGTGCCTGCCTCTGCCACAGTCTCACCCCCACCCTGGGCATAGGAATGCTCCACCTGCTGGCTG GGCTGTGTACTCTAGCCACAGTGTGCTGTTACCTGGCAGGGATGGATCTCCTCCACAGGGTCTCTGTGTTGCCAGACAAGGTGGACGGCTCCCTGGGCTGGTCGCTCTACCTGGCCCTCATCTCGTCCCCACTGCATATGATGGCTGCCGCTCTCCTGGTGTGGGCGGCACGCAGCCACAGTCAGAACTACTACCGCATGACTGCCTACAGGGTAGCATAG